One region of Sulfurisphaera ohwakuensis genomic DNA includes:
- a CDS encoding proteasome assembly chaperone family protein yields MSIKIILKGISEDELKGAKFITGFRTLGEVGYIATRYLVLKLGMKRVGFVLTKYLRDVTFIDEYGLATPFELFYDNNNNILVLLSHLLPLQREMNIFSAKIMKWLKNIQVSDILLIGGLDKRYKNDSSNLRWLKTSASKITLPYPLMEKQLLIIGPLALFTIYAEIEDLPATVLLPYADRERIDPAAAAIALEEINKLYGLKVDVSELYEDARKIEEELQRQLELVQKELTKEGSNRVYM; encoded by the coding sequence ATGTCTATCAAGATAATTCTAAAGGGAATTAGTGAAGATGAACTAAAAGGTGCTAAGTTTATTACCGGTTTTAGAACATTAGGTGAAGTAGGTTATATAGCTACTAGATATTTAGTTTTAAAGTTAGGAATGAAAAGAGTAGGCTTCGTTTTAACTAAATATTTAAGAGATGTTACATTTATTGATGAGTACGGACTAGCAACACCTTTTGAATTATTTTATGATAACAATAATAATATCTTAGTGTTGTTAAGTCATCTATTACCACTACAAAGAGAAATGAACATCTTCTCAGCAAAAATAATGAAGTGGTTAAAAAATATACAAGTTTCAGATATATTACTAATAGGAGGATTAGATAAAAGATACAAAAATGACAGTAGCAACTTAAGATGGTTAAAAACTTCTGCTAGTAAAATTACTCTCCCTTATCCACTAATGGAAAAACAACTATTAATTATTGGACCCTTAGCTTTATTTACTATATATGCTGAAATTGAGGATCTTCCAGCTACAGTATTATTACCTTATGCAGACAGAGAAAGAATAGACCCTGCAGCTGCAGCAATCGCATTAGAGGAAATTAACAAATTATATGGATTAAAGGTTGATGTATCAGAACTATACGAAGATGCAAGAAAGATTGAAGAGGAATTGCAAAGGCAATTAGAGTTAGTTCAAAAAGAATTAACTAAAGAAGGCTCTAATAGAGTTTATATGTGA
- a CDS encoding PUA domain-containing protein, which translates to MTEQKSMFNLTKPLKAQKDEINYLRYIAMYQFSLKVASCLFPEDSTFFIQRSLTTNRIRNILTEDKKLFLVLRAQDNLFSITEISGQIIKNCTSPPSFRFIIKNEVAGFIREGRNAFCKFVINSDPSIRAGDEVLVVDEQDNLLAVGRAKVSGEEVKQYKRGLAVIVKRGIKNVYQDNSKGN; encoded by the coding sequence GTGACAGAACAGAAAAGTATGTTTAACTTAACTAAACCTTTAAAAGCACAAAAAGATGAAATAAATTATTTGCGTTATATTGCAATGTATCAGTTCTCTTTAAAAGTAGCTTCTTGCTTATTTCCAGAAGATTCTACATTTTTTATACAGAGATCACTAACTACTAACAGAATAAGAAATATTCTTACAGAAGATAAAAAATTATTCCTAGTATTAAGGGCACAAGATAATCTTTTCTCTATTACAGAAATAAGTGGACAAATTATAAAAAATTGTACTTCCCCTCCTTCATTTAGGTTTATTATTAAGAATGAAGTGGCTGGTTTTATTAGAGAAGGAAGAAATGCTTTTTGTAAGTTTGTCATAAACTCTGATCCCAGTATTAGAGCTGGTGATGAAGTCTTAGTTGTTGATGAACAAGATAACTTGTTAGCTGTAGGAAGAGCAAAAGTCTCTGGTGAGGAAGTAAAACAATATAAAAGGGGATTAGCTGTAATTGTAAAGAGAGGAATAAAAAATGTCTATCAAGATAATTCTAAAGGGAATTAG
- a CDS encoding proteasome-activating nucleotidase: protein MSDELDSYRAKHYNSDDPIVRLLEEKIESLTKELEKLRQDLNWYKGELEKLLAPPYIEAIVLDILPDGKVIVRSSSGPNLIVNVSSNVDVKKLKPGSLVALTQRGSTIVEVLPEREDVYVKSFEVIEKPNVHYSDIGGLNEQINEIREVIELPLKNPELFKEIGIDPPKGVLLYGPPGTGKTLLAKAVATESNATFIQVVASEFAQKFVGEGARIVREVFELARRKAPSIVFIDEIDAIGAKRVDMGTSGEREIQRTLMQLLAEIDGFKPLDNVKIIAATNRLDILDPALLRPGRFDRLIEVPLPNFEGRKEIFRIYLQKMKTDGDIRYDILASMTEGFSGAEIKNVCTEAGYIAIRNGRKYVNMTDLITAIEKIKAKNNKAKNSDRTEKYV from the coding sequence TTGTCTGACGAATTAGACAGTTACAGAGCCAAGCATTATAATAGTGATGATCCAATAGTAAGATTACTTGAAGAGAAAATAGAATCTCTAACTAAAGAACTTGAAAAACTACGTCAAGATTTAAATTGGTATAAAGGTGAACTTGAAAAACTATTAGCTCCTCCATATATTGAAGCAATTGTATTAGACATATTACCAGACGGGAAAGTAATAGTAAGGAGCTCTTCTGGACCTAACCTAATAGTTAATGTATCCTCTAATGTTGATGTTAAAAAGCTTAAACCTGGCTCTCTAGTAGCATTAACTCAAAGAGGGTCTACTATAGTTGAAGTATTACCAGAAAGAGAAGATGTGTATGTAAAGTCGTTTGAAGTTATAGAAAAACCTAATGTTCATTATTCTGATATAGGAGGATTAAATGAGCAAATAAACGAAATAAGAGAAGTTATAGAATTACCTTTAAAAAACCCAGAATTATTTAAAGAAATAGGTATAGATCCGCCTAAAGGAGTATTACTCTATGGTCCTCCAGGTACTGGTAAAACTTTACTAGCAAAAGCCGTAGCAACAGAAAGTAATGCAACATTTATTCAAGTCGTCGCCTCTGAATTTGCGCAAAAATTTGTAGGAGAAGGTGCTAGAATTGTAAGAGAAGTATTTGAATTAGCAAGAAGAAAGGCTCCATCGATAGTATTTATAGATGAAATAGATGCAATTGGTGCTAAAAGAGTGGATATGGGAACTAGCGGAGAAAGAGAAATACAAAGGACTTTAATGCAATTATTAGCTGAGATAGATGGATTTAAACCATTAGATAATGTTAAAATTATTGCCGCAACAAACAGACTCGACATTCTTGATCCAGCATTATTGAGACCAGGAAGATTTGATAGATTAATTGAGGTACCTTTACCGAATTTTGAGGGAAGAAAGGAAATATTTAGAATCTATTTGCAAAAAATGAAAACAGATGGCGATATTAGATATGATATCCTAGCTAGTATGACTGAAGGATTTAGCGGTGCTGAGATTAAAAATGTGTGTACTGAAGCAGGGTATATCGCAATTAGAAATGGAAGAAAGTATGTTAATATGACTGATTTAATTACAGCTATAGAAAAAATTAAAGCTAAAAATAATAAAGCTAAAAATAGTGACAGAACAGAAAAGTATGTTTAA
- a CDS encoding multiprotein bridging factor aMBF1 has translation MQSSTQKYCEMCGTPIKGKGITVAYEGSIITVCVSCYNKIKKSAKIVNDKEIKKNEEKKKIKASTPKLSTEVELEVVDDYYKVIKEARERHGLSQQQLAQQLKVSENVIKRFESGKLKPTIQQAKQLEKILGIKILVPVESEEEGEEKDFELTLGDVANIREGKK, from the coding sequence ATGCAAAGCTCAACACAAAAATACTGTGAAATGTGTGGTACTCCTATAAAAGGAAAAGGTATTACAGTTGCTTATGAAGGGAGTATTATTACTGTATGTGTATCTTGCTATAATAAAATTAAAAAATCTGCAAAAATAGTTAATGATAAAGAAATAAAGAAAAACGAAGAAAAGAAAAAAATAAAAGCATCGACACCAAAATTATCTACTGAAGTGGAATTAGAAGTAGTAGATGACTATTACAAGGTAATTAAAGAGGCTAGAGAAAGACATGGTCTTTCCCAACAACAGCTAGCTCAGCAGTTAAAAGTTTCAGAAAATGTAATAAAGAGATTCGAAAGTGGTAAATTAAAACCAACAATACAACAAGCTAAACAATTAGAAAAAATCTTAGGAATCAAAATACTAGTACCAGTTGAGTCAGAAGAAGAAGGAGAGGAAAAAGATTTTGAGTTAACACTGGGTGATGTAGCAAACATCAGAGAGGGAAAGAAGTGA
- the hflX gene encoding GTPase HflX, translating into MKAILFTADEYKDEALSLAETAFYEIAKIYKIPKKPNPNFYIQKDKVEEIKKLNDIDAIIIFDLLKSRHFINLNKELLGKKILDKVILLLEIFALHAGSKEAKLQIELAKLKYELPILKDMYKKAKITEQQGPLGAGVYGVESTIRLYQRRIVKIRKELEEIKKAKEDQIRRVNFNSVAIVGYTNAGKTTIFNYLTGLNQKVDSSMFTTTSPKRYAIPIDGKKIMLVDTVGFIRGIPPQIIEAFFVTLSEAKYANALLLVLDSSLSSTLLVEMLQSSLEILRELGISGKPMIIALNKIDKNNEEKEVEDKVNLVKELANSLYTPIIDVIPVSALKGINMNILRDKILALI; encoded by the coding sequence GTGAAAGCAATACTCTTTACGGCAGATGAGTACAAAGATGAAGCCTTATCATTAGCAGAAACAGCATTTTATGAAATAGCAAAAATCTACAAAATTCCAAAAAAACCTAATCCAAATTTTTATATTCAAAAAGATAAAGTAGAGGAAATTAAAAAACTAAATGATATAGATGCTATTATAATTTTTGATTTATTAAAATCAAGACATTTTATAAATCTTAACAAAGAACTTTTAGGAAAGAAAATATTAGATAAAGTTATTCTTCTTCTAGAAATATTTGCGCTTCATGCAGGATCTAAAGAGGCAAAATTACAAATAGAATTAGCTAAATTAAAGTACGAATTACCTATCCTTAAAGACATGTATAAAAAGGCTAAAATTACTGAACAGCAAGGTCCTTTAGGTGCAGGTGTATACGGTGTAGAATCTACAATTAGACTTTATCAGAGAAGAATAGTAAAAATAAGAAAAGAATTAGAAGAAATAAAGAAAGCCAAAGAAGATCAAATAAGGAGAGTCAATTTCAATAGTGTAGCAATCGTAGGTTATACTAATGCTGGTAAAACTACTATTTTTAATTACTTAACTGGTTTAAATCAAAAAGTAGACTCTTCAATGTTTACAACTACATCCCCTAAAAGATACGCAATACCAATAGATGGAAAGAAAATAATGCTTGTGGATACTGTGGGTTTTATTAGAGGTATTCCACCACAAATAATTGAAGCTTTCTTCGTTACTTTATCAGAGGCAAAATATGCTAATGCCCTATTACTTGTCCTGGATTCTTCTTTATCAAGTACTTTACTGGTTGAAATGTTGCAAAGTTCTCTTGAGATATTACGTGAACTAGGAATATCTGGGAAGCCTATGATCATAGCATTAAATAAAATTGATAAAAATAATGAAGAGAAAGAAGTAGAAGATAAAGTAAATTTAGTAAAAGAATTGGCAAACTCACTCTACACTCCAATAATAGATGTAATTCCAGTGTCAGCGTTAAAAGGAATAAATATGAATATATTAAGGGATAAAATATTAGCATTAATTTAA
- a CDS encoding tRNA methyltransferase, which produces MNLLKTIEKVKANWGGKYFSIEFVKNPKKVVREWRSSGGIVVHLTMYGIPIDNIIEKIIEKNTKILVIVGSEKVEGWYYYNSDYNIAIGNQPHSEVAALAIFLDRIYKGGELNIQFSDAKLSIIPQERGKKVRKNE; this is translated from the coding sequence ATGAATCTGTTAAAGACAATAGAGAAAGTAAAAGCTAATTGGGGCGGAAAATATTTTTCAATAGAGTTTGTTAAAAATCCCAAAAAAGTAGTTAGAGAATGGAGAAGCTCTGGAGGCATTGTGGTTCATTTAACAATGTACGGTATTCCCATAGATAATATAATAGAAAAGATAATAGAAAAAAATACGAAAATTCTAGTTATTGTAGGATCAGAAAAAGTAGAAGGCTGGTATTATTATAATTCAGATTATAACATTGCTATAGGTAACCAGCCTCATTCTGAAGTAGCCGCATTAGCTATTTTTCTGGATAGAATATATAAGGGTGGAGAACTAAATATACAATTTAGTGATGCAAAATTATCTATTATACCCCAAGAAAGGGGGAAGAAGGTGAGGAAAAATGAGTAG
- a CDS encoding transcription factor — protein sequence MSSRAEELILSLAKDLVGEDATELLKFLLRKRIEMTDDDIAKELNVKVNEIRKKLYLLSEQGFITYRKTRDKETGLFIYYWKVNLDQINELLLNRKRLVLEKLKARYEQEKDSLYYYCPQDNIQYNFDEALENEFKCPKCGSPLEYYDSEKTKKFLEYKIKQIENEIERETRHGSNSR from the coding sequence ATGAGTAGTAGGGCAGAAGAATTGATACTTAGCCTGGCAAAGGATCTAGTTGGTGAAGATGCAACAGAATTATTAAAGTTTCTCTTAAGAAAGAGAATTGAAATGACAGATGATGATATAGCGAAAGAGCTTAATGTAAAAGTAAACGAAATTAGGAAAAAGTTATATTTACTTTCTGAGCAAGGTTTTATAACCTATCGTAAAACAAGAGATAAAGAAACGGGTTTATTTATATATTACTGGAAAGTAAACCTAGATCAGATAAATGAATTATTACTTAACAGAAAAAGATTAGTACTAGAAAAATTAAAAGCGAGATATGAGCAAGAGAAAGATTCTTTATATTATTATTGTCCTCAAGATAATATTCAATATAATTTTGATGAAGCATTAGAGAATGAATTTAAATGTCCAAAATGTGGATCACCACTAGAATATTACGACTCAGAGAAAACTAAAAAATTCTTAGAGTATAAGATAAAGCAAATTGAAAACGAAATAGAAAGAGAGACACGGCATGGCTCCAATAGTCGTTGA